Proteins encoded together in one Rhizobacter sp. J219 window:
- a CDS encoding ATP-binding protein, giving the protein MRHALPIRARLSLLVLATALPLLALIAYNGITQAQQDAERAAVEALRAARGAALETENIISNAERLLALLAKRPGVSSLDPQQCDPLFKSFRGLFPTYTNLISVKRNGDRVCSAIEPPPGTPMRVSGGLALEETLQTNRFTVGPLSRGVFTNRWILLVSYPLPMQEVDGRQESPGVIAMSLDLTTLRLAPGPGELPSRALARIVDGKGAVIGSSLKPEEWIGRSLAHLRWFRELEPGQARTGESPDFEGVNRIFGVVPVRGTTWHAAVGIPVDAVYGPVRERTLVSAALALLAVSLAAGLAFLIARRTSGPVEAMAAAARRASVSPDPDALAQLNLTGAPREVGALADDFASMLRARAEAERALRDSEENLATTLHSIGDAVIVTDTRGCITRMNATAERLTGWPVAEALGRPLLDVFRIVNADSRTPAQDPVQQVLASGEVVGLANHTALVSRSGHEYQIADSAAPIRDAQGRVTGVVLVFSDVTEAYRVQQALRSREEQLSATGELARVAGWELDIQTGQTTTSNEMCLLLDVPPGSHFSMTEGWRFCAPGVREQLEPLVAAAVTDGTPWDVEIPMVTAHDRPIWVRSRGRVVMKDGKPSRVLGVVQDITDLRESQDKLRESESLLKMASRLVRMGAWIATLNDRRLVWSDEAAIIHEMPPGYSPRLDDAGEFYAPEYRELVRQAFSACARRGVAYDLEMQILTKSGRRIWVRTLGNAVRNHEGVISRVHGAFIDITEERAAREELQTHRHHLEKLVSERTTDLVAARNAAEAASRAKSAFLANMSHEIRTPMNAIIGLTHLLQEELRDRPQALTQLSKVSAAAHHLLGVINDILDLSKIEADRLELEEREFVLAEVVDNALGMLRERALAKGLSLATEIAPGMPQRLLGDPLRLEQILLNFLSNAIKFSEHGRILLRARVAQSAENVVMLHIEVQDHGIGITPEQQARLFQSFSQADDSTSRRYGGTGLGLVIAKRLASLMGGNVGVRSSPGVGSTFWMTARLRVAAALPEHADGAHPRPEEEIATRHAGARVLLVDDEPVNQEVTLALLTRLKLTVDVVGNGAEAVERVQAHDYALVLMDVQMPVMDGLDASRAIRQLPDRQLLPILAMTANAYAEDREVCLAAGMNDHISKPVAPSRLYACVLHWLDGTSVTT; this is encoded by the coding sequence ATGCGCCACGCTTTGCCCATCCGCGCACGCCTGAGCCTGCTGGTGTTGGCGACGGCCTTGCCGCTGTTGGCGCTGATTGCCTACAACGGCATCACGCAGGCCCAGCAAGACGCCGAGCGCGCCGCCGTCGAGGCCCTGCGCGCGGCCCGCGGCGCGGCACTCGAGACCGAGAACATCATCTCCAACGCCGAGCGACTGCTCGCGCTGCTGGCCAAGCGCCCCGGTGTCTCTTCGCTCGACCCGCAACAGTGCGACCCGCTCTTCAAGAGCTTTCGCGGCCTGTTCCCGACCTACACCAACCTCATCTCGGTCAAGCGCAACGGCGACCGCGTCTGCAGCGCGATCGAGCCGCCGCCCGGCACGCCGATGCGCGTGAGCGGCGGCCTGGCGCTGGAGGAGACGCTGCAGACCAACCGCTTCACCGTCGGCCCGCTCAGCCGCGGCGTCTTCACCAACCGCTGGATCCTGCTGGTCTCCTACCCGCTGCCCATGCAAGAGGTCGACGGCCGCCAGGAAAGCCCCGGCGTGATCGCCATGTCGCTCGACCTGACGACGCTGCGCCTGGCCCCCGGGCCGGGTGAGCTGCCTTCGCGGGCGCTCGCCCGCATCGTCGACGGCAAGGGCGCGGTGATCGGCAGCAGCCTGAAGCCCGAGGAGTGGATCGGCCGCAGCCTCGCACACCTGCGCTGGTTCCGCGAGCTGGAGCCCGGCCAGGCCCGCACCGGCGAGTCACCCGACTTCGAAGGCGTGAACCGCATCTTCGGCGTGGTGCCGGTGCGTGGCACGACCTGGCATGCGGCGGTGGGCATCCCGGTCGACGCGGTGTACGGGCCGGTGCGCGAACGCACGCTCGTGAGCGCCGCGCTCGCCCTGCTGGCGGTCAGCCTGGCCGCGGGGCTCGCCTTCCTGATCGCCCGCCGCACCAGCGGGCCGGTGGAGGCAATGGCCGCGGCCGCCCGCCGCGCCAGCGTCTCGCCCGACCCCGACGCACTGGCGCAGCTCAACCTGACCGGCGCCCCACGCGAAGTCGGTGCGCTCGCCGACGACTTCGCGAGCATGCTGCGCGCCCGCGCCGAAGCCGAGCGGGCGCTGCGCGACAGCGAGGAAAACCTCGCCACCACGCTGCACTCGATCGGCGACGCGGTGATCGTCACCGACACCCGGGGCTGCATCACCCGCATGAACGCCACCGCCGAGCGCCTGACCGGCTGGCCGGTCGCCGAAGCGCTGGGCAGGCCGCTGCTCGACGTGTTTCGCATCGTCAACGCCGACTCCCGCACGCCGGCGCAAGACCCGGTGCAGCAGGTGCTCGCCAGCGGCGAGGTGGTGGGCCTGGCCAACCACACCGCACTGGTGTCGCGCTCCGGCCACGAGTACCAGATCGCCGACAGCGCGGCGCCCATCCGCGATGCGCAGGGCCGCGTGACGGGCGTGGTGCTGGTGTTCAGCGACGTGACCGAGGCCTACCGCGTGCAGCAGGCGCTGCGCTCACGCGAGGAACAGCTGTCCGCCACCGGCGAGCTGGCGCGCGTGGCCGGCTGGGAACTCGACATCCAGACAGGCCAGACCACCACGTCCAACGAAATGTGCCTGCTGCTCGACGTGCCGCCGGGCTCGCATTTCTCGATGACCGAAGGCTGGCGCTTCTGCGCCCCCGGCGTGCGCGAGCAGCTGGAGCCGCTGGTCGCCGCCGCCGTCACCGACGGCACGCCGTGGGACGTCGAGATCCCGATGGTCACCGCCCACGACCGGCCGATCTGGGTGCGCTCGCGCGGCCGGGTGGTGATGAAGGACGGCAAGCCGTCGCGCGTCCTCGGCGTGGTGCAAGACATCACCGACCTGCGCGAATCGCAGGACAAGCTGCGCGAGAGCGAGAGCCTGCTCAAGATGGCCAGCCGTCTGGTGCGCATGGGTGCCTGGATCGCCACCTTGAACGACCGGCGGCTGGTGTGGTCCGACGAAGCGGCGATCATCCACGAGATGCCGCCGGGCTACTCGCCGCGGCTCGACGACGCCGGCGAGTTCTACGCCCCCGAGTACCGCGAGCTGGTGCGCCAGGCCTTCAGCGCCTGTGCACGCCGCGGTGTGGCCTACGACCTGGAGATGCAGATCCTCACCAAGAGTGGCCGGCGCATCTGGGTGCGCACGCTCGGCAACGCGGTGCGCAACCACGAAGGCGTGATCTCGCGGGTGCATGGCGCCTTCATCGACATCACGGAAGAGCGTGCCGCCCGCGAGGAACTGCAGACGCACCGCCACCACCTGGAGAAGCTGGTCAGCGAGCGCACCACCGACCTGGTCGCCGCGCGCAACGCCGCCGAGGCCGCGAGCCGCGCCAAGAGCGCCTTCCTCGCCAACATGAGCCACGAGATCCGCACGCCGATGAACGCCATCATCGGGCTCACCCATCTGCTGCAGGAAGAGCTGCGCGACCGGCCGCAGGCCCTGACCCAGCTCAGCAAGGTGAGCGCCGCGGCGCATCACCTGCTGGGCGTGATCAACGACATCCTCGACCTGTCGAAGATCGAGGCCGACCGGCTCGAACTCGAAGAGCGCGAGTTCGTGCTCGCCGAGGTGGTCGACAACGCCCTGGGCATGCTGCGCGAGCGTGCGCTGGCCAAAGGCCTGAGCCTGGCCACCGAGATCGCCCCCGGCATGCCGCAACGGCTGCTGGGCGACCCACTGCGGCTGGAGCAGATCCTGCTCAACTTCCTCAGCAACGCCATCAAGTTCAGCGAGCACGGCCGCATCCTGCTGCGTGCGCGCGTGGCGCAGTCGGCGGAGAACGTGGTCATGCTGCACATCGAGGTGCAGGACCACGGCATCGGCATCACGCCCGAACAGCAGGCGCGGCTCTTTCAGTCGTTCTCGCAGGCCGACGACTCCACCTCGCGCAGGTACGGCGGCACCGGCCTCGGCCTCGTGATCGCCAAGCGCCTGGCCTCGCTGATGGGCGGCAACGTGGGGGTGCGCAGCTCGCCCGGCGTGGGAAGCACCTTCTGGATGACGGCGCGCCTGCGCGTGGCGGCGGCCCTGCCCGAGCATGCCGACGGCGCCCATCCGCGCCCCGAAGAAGAGATCGCCACCCGACACGCTGGCGCGCGGGTGCTGCTGGTCGACGACGAGCCGGTGAACCAGGAGGTCACGCTCGCGCTACTCACCCGCCTGAAGCTCACCGTCGACGTCGTGGGCAACGGCGCCGAAGCGGTGGAGCGGGTGCAGGCGCACGACTACGCGCTGGTGCTGATGGACGTGCAGATGCCGGTGATGGACGGCCTCGACGCGTCGCGCGCCATCCGTCAGCTGCCCGACCGGCAGCTGCTGCCCATCCTTGCGATGACCGCCAACGCCTACGCCGAAGACCGGGAGGTCTGCCTGGCCGCCGGCATGAACGACCACATCTCCAAGCCGGTGGCCCCGAGCCGTCTCTACGCCTGCGTGCTGCACTGGCTCGACGGCACTTCGGTCACGACCTGA
- a CDS encoding YeiH family protein: MSTARAAFLEAPAQTLRRVWPGLATCVLIALAASFVATLHQGPPMLYALLFGTAFHYQSLEDRTAPGVDFSSRALLRLGVGLLGARITLEHITGLGWVTAGVVLLAVASTLACGWVLARLMRLPWTLGLLAGGATAICGASAALAIAAVLPRREGHEPPERQALIVVVMATLLSTVAMVLYPVIARRAELPPALAGLFIGGSIHDVAQVVVAGYAISPAAGDAASVVKLLRVSLLAVVVLGVSLACRDRSGAASAGPARPRLSRVAGLVPGFLWLFAALAALNSLGLLAPVQEALNGASRVCLMLGVAGLGMKTSFPHLASAGWRPVLLMVLTGAWLASVLLGAAWGLR, encoded by the coding sequence ATGTCCACTGCGCGGGCGGCCTTCCTCGAAGCCCCCGCGCAGACCCTGCGGCGGGTGTGGCCGGGCTTGGCCACGTGCGTGCTGATCGCACTGGCCGCCTCGTTCGTGGCGACCCTGCACCAGGGCCCGCCGATGCTCTACGCGCTGCTGTTCGGCACCGCGTTCCACTACCAAAGCCTCGAGGACCGCACCGCTCCGGGTGTCGACTTCAGCAGCCGTGCGCTGCTGCGCCTGGGTGTGGGCCTGCTGGGCGCACGCATCACGCTGGAGCACATCACCGGGTTGGGGTGGGTCACGGCCGGCGTGGTGCTGCTGGCGGTGGCCAGCACCCTCGCCTGCGGTTGGGTGCTGGCGCGCCTCATGCGCCTGCCGTGGACGCTTGGCCTCCTGGCCGGGGGCGCCACTGCGATCTGCGGTGCCTCGGCGGCGCTCGCCATCGCGGCCGTGCTGCCGCGCCGTGAGGGGCACGAGCCACCCGAGCGGCAGGCGCTGATCGTGGTGGTGATGGCCACGCTGCTGTCGACGGTCGCGATGGTGCTGTACCCGGTGATCGCGCGCCGCGCGGAGCTGCCGCCGGCGCTCGCCGGCCTCTTCATCGGTGGCAGCATCCACGACGTGGCGCAGGTGGTGGTCGCGGGGTATGCGATCTCGCCGGCGGCGGGCGATGCGGCCTCGGTGGTGAAGCTGCTGCGGGTGAGCTTGCTGGCGGTGGTGGTGCTGGGGGTCTCGCTCGCGTGCCGTGATCGCTCGGGCGCCGCGTCTGCCGGGCCGGCGCGGCCGCGGCTGTCGAGAGTGGCGGGTCTGGTGCCCGGCTTCCTGTGGCTTTTCGCGGCGCTCGCCGCGCTCAATTCGCTGGGGCTGCTGGCGCCGGTGCAGGAGGCGCTCAATGGTGCGTCGCGGGTCTGCCTGATGCTCGGCGTGGCCGGGCTGGGGATGAAGACCTCGTTTCCGCACCTGGCGAGCGCCGGCTGGCGGCCGGTGCTGCTGATGGTGTTGACGGGCGCCTGGCTGGCGTCTGTGCTGCTCGGGGCGGCCTGGGGCCTGCGCTGA
- a CDS encoding ferredoxin--NADP reductase — protein sequence MSNLFDAKVLSVRHWTDRQFSFTCTRDPGFRFQSGQFTMIGLEVDGKPLLRAYSVVSPHWEETLEFLSIKVPDGPLTSRLQHIQVGDTIKIGRKASGTLLTQNLLPGKNLYLLSTGTGLAPFMAMIRDPEVYELYEKVILVHGCRQVGELAYDEVITKELPANEYFGDQVKEKLIYYPTVTREAFRNQGRIPVLMETGKLFRDIGLPPMSKEHDRFMLCGSPEMLRDTRALFDKAGMTEGNMSTPGHFVIERAFVEK from the coding sequence ATGAGCAACCTCTTCGACGCCAAGGTGTTGAGCGTTCGCCACTGGACCGATCGGCAGTTTTCGTTCACCTGCACCCGCGACCCGGGATTCCGGTTCCAGAGCGGCCAGTTCACGATGATCGGCCTGGAGGTCGACGGCAAACCCCTGCTGCGCGCCTACAGCGTGGTGAGCCCGCATTGGGAAGAGACGCTCGAGTTCCTGAGCATCAAGGTGCCCGACGGCCCGCTCACCTCGCGCCTGCAGCACATCCAGGTCGGCGACACGATCAAGATCGGACGCAAGGCCTCGGGCACGCTGCTCACGCAGAACCTGCTGCCCGGCAAGAACCTGTACCTGCTGTCCACCGGCACCGGCCTCGCGCCTTTCATGGCGATGATCCGCGACCCCGAGGTGTACGAGCTGTACGAGAAGGTGATCCTCGTGCACGGCTGCCGCCAGGTCGGCGAGCTGGCGTACGACGAGGTCATCACCAAGGAGCTGCCGGCCAACGAGTACTTCGGCGACCAGGTGAAGGAAAAGCTCATCTACTACCCGACCGTCACGCGCGAGGCCTTCCGCAACCAGGGCCGCATCCCGGTGCTGATGGAAACCGGCAAGCTGTTCCGCGACATCGGCCTGCCGCCGATGAGCAAGGAGCACGACCGGTTCATGCTGTGCGGCAGCCCCGAGATGCTGCGTGACACGCGCGCCCTGTTCGACAAGGCGGGCATGACCGAGGGCAACATGAGCACCCCCGGCCATTTCGTCATCGAACGAGCCTTCGTCGAGAAGTAA
- a CDS encoding DUF971 domain-containing protein: protein MDRAFERETMTQEWVPTEVVLHAASGRLELAYVNGRRAEFTAPSLREACKCATCENRRLAGQPPVAPVGTAFTHVNPIGELGLQFVFSDGHDRGIFPWPYLHQLSLELPA, encoded by the coding sequence ATGGACCGTGCGTTCGAGAGGGAGACGATGACCCAGGAGTGGGTGCCCACCGAGGTGGTGCTGCATGCCGCCAGCGGGCGGCTGGAGTTGGCCTATGTCAATGGCCGGCGTGCCGAATTCACGGCCCCGAGCCTGAGGGAAGCCTGCAAGTGCGCGACCTGCGAGAATCGCCGTCTCGCCGGCCAACCGCCGGTGGCCCCCGTCGGCACGGCCTTCACCCACGTCAACCCCATCGGTGAGCTGGGCCTGCAGTTCGTCTTCAGCGACGGGCACGACCGGGGCATCTTTCCCTGGCCTTACCTGCACCAACTCTCTTTGGAACTTCCCGCATGA
- a CDS encoding ABC transporter ATP-binding protein, with product MEKTVASHGRVDVRDLNIRFSVKGQEVEAVRSASVHVRPGEFVSLIGPSGCGKSTLLNAVAGFLKPNGGQVLLDGQAISGPGSDRGVVFQQYSLFPWMTVRKNVEFGLKMMGVSATERESQARTLLGLAGLLSFENHYPDQLSGGMKQRVGIVRALATSPQVLLMDEPFGALDSQTRVVMQEILTNMWQRLRISVLFITHDIDEAVFLSDRIYVMTARPGRIKAELTVPLPRPRTPEMTASPEFAAMVRQIKGLIRDESLAAMGGELSEGGLAGLATEIGPQGVAQVV from the coding sequence ATGGAAAAGACCGTGGCATCTCATGGTCGTGTGGACGTGCGCGACCTCAACATCCGCTTCAGCGTCAAGGGCCAGGAGGTCGAGGCGGTGCGTTCGGCGAGCGTGCATGTACGGCCGGGCGAATTCGTCTCGCTGATCGGGCCCTCGGGCTGCGGCAAGTCGACCCTGCTCAACGCGGTGGCCGGCTTCCTCAAGCCCAACGGCGGGCAGGTGCTGCTCGACGGCCAGGCCATCAGTGGCCCGGGCTCCGACCGCGGCGTGGTGTTCCAGCAGTACTCGCTCTTCCCCTGGATGACGGTGCGAAAGAACGTCGAGTTCGGGCTCAAGATGATGGGCGTGTCGGCCACCGAGCGTGAGTCGCAGGCGCGCACGCTGCTCGGCCTGGCCGGCCTGCTTTCGTTCGAGAACCACTACCCCGACCAGCTCTCCGGCGGCATGAAGCAACGAGTGGGCATCGTGCGGGCCCTGGCCACGAGCCCGCAGGTGCTGCTGATGGACGAACCATTCGGCGCACTCGACTCGCAGACGCGGGTGGTGATGCAGGAGATCCTGACCAACATGTGGCAGCGCCTGCGCATCTCGGTGCTCTTCATCACGCACGACATCGACGAGGCGGTGTTTCTCTCCGACCGCATCTACGTGATGACGGCGCGGCCCGGGCGCATCAAGGCCGAGCTGACCGTGCCGCTGCCCCGGCCGCGAACCCCCGAGATGACCGCCTCGCCCGAGTTCGCGGCGATGGTGCGGCAGATCAAGGGCCTGATCCGCGATGAAAGCCTGGCCGCCATGGGGGGTGAATTGAGCGAGGGCGGGCTGGCCGGCCTGGCCACCGAGATCGGTCCCCAGGGCGTGGCGCAGGTGGTGTGA